TTACTAAAAAGTTTACATTAAATGACTGATTTAAATATATAGGTGCAGTGTTCTATGTTTAATTGTTATGACATTTAAGTAGCTAATATAATTGACCGGTGCTAAAGTCTCCTGtttatccataaaatgggtaCATTATGGGCAATGTAAtacaagctttcttttcattgcctAGTACTTTACCAGCAGACCACAGTTTTGCTCTGGCTAGACCAACCCTCGGAACAAAATCATCATTCcttgtatttatatttgtatctgAGATAGTAAACAAGATGGCTGACCAGGTCAACATGGcaccttatttttttaataggtaAAACTTCTTCAAAAGTAGCTTGCTTTGTGTAAGAACTAAGTTATCAGTAGAGATATAGCTATCCTTGGAGCTTATGTTTCAGACAAGaattatttactaaaataaataataaacaagatAATGCATTATACAATTTGGGCATTTCTCCTTTCTCAAGTGTATGCATCATGGTAAATATAAACTAACCACAAGATAGGTAGATtgattcatttcattttaatctcCTTGTGTAATTCAGTACCTCCATAATTGTTCTAATCTTCTTCCCACTGTTTACAAATTACCAGTTAGTTAACTCGTGAAAGAAAAATtcacatttcagaataaaaataaatgtatactcaCTTTATAAAAATCACTGCTGTCTTTCCTTAATACTTGCAGTGGAAATGTAAGTGGCTTACTCTACAAATTTTGGTGCTGGCAAATACATAGGCAAACTGTTGGGAGCTGCTCTAGCTACATTCCTCCCTTCTTATTCcgtttttcttttccccactttattGCATAATATATTCCTGTACCCAAAACATTCTACCACAGTTCTCTTTGACTCCCACTTGTAAtatcatcctttaaaaaattatgtgtttAACCATATGACCCTGCTTGCTTACTCatattctccctccctctccccttcctttctctctcttccagaAGTCATTTGCCtggtttgaaatattttatagggattgcttattattattattttagctgATGAACCTCAGgacaacatatacacacacttacacacatacatacacacacacaaaatctctgCTGTTGAAGAGTGGGCTTGGAATCAGATTTCTGTGTCCAGTAAAAACCTTTCCTGCACAGAAGTCATTGTGACTTAAGTAGTTACAGACTGATTCCAGTGAATTTGATCTAATTTCTTTTGATCTAATGAATGTATCTACTCACATTGTTTCCTTTTAATTGATAAGCTCCAAGTAATTGCTAATTTTTTGACAACTTTAACTGAGTTTCATTCACTTCTTAGTGTTTTAAGTATACTATCAATAATTTCATTAACCTGTTCTCAAGCGGTTTAGCTACCATtctgccatttttaatttttatttaattttatttgcttgaGCACACTGATCAACCACTGAACTGCCTTCTTCCATTGTCCTGCAATGATATAAGGGTTACATTTTTGTGTATATGGCTTTCATAGTTGGGATTTCAGAGCACTGATACCAGATATTTTCAGTTGGTTCTCTGGGGGAATTTCATTTGCATCTATGTTTTTAGCTATCTGTGATAacttgttaaatattaaaaagatattttgcttCTATTGGAACATTTGTATACTCGCAACTATATTTCTGTAAACAGCTGCagtcaaaaataaaacactgaaagttttcattttgcagtggatagctgtctttttttcctcaaacttTGTGAATGGAATTGTGTGCATGAATGACAGTTTTGAGCAGCATGAGTATGTGGctgaaattataaaatcattAGGGAGGAGGTGTGAAATATCAACATATTTCTGAGTAATTATTTTGTGCCTACCATTTTGTCAGGCAGAGTATAAGTGACTCAGTGTgacagaatttttgttttacttaatttaaatgtttcatgTTTAGTAAAGCAATACATGTATATGGAGGTGCTTTTGATGAAAACCAAGTCTCCCAATCCCTCAGTCCCATGCCCAGAGACAATCTGTTTATTCTTTTGGTGGTATTTCTACATCTCTAAATTAGGGCATATCAGAGTGTGGTACACAACTACCTGTGGTACATGGATAAACACTATTTTTAAACTTACATGTATAAGTGTTTTgatgtgtaatagaaaaaaaatatagtctgggcgcagtggctcacgcctgtaatcccagcactttgagaggccgaggcaggcagatcacttgaggtcaggagttcgagaccagcctggccaacatggtgaaaccccatttctaaaaaatacaaaaaatagctgggcacagtggcgggtgcctgtaatcccagctacttgggagactgaggcaggagaatcgtttgaaccccggaggtggaggttgcagtgagcggagatcgcaccattgcactccagactgggcaacagggcgagactccatctaaaaaataaaaaataggccgggcgcagtggctcaagcctgtaatcccagcactttgggaggctgagacgggtggatcacgaggtcaggagatcgagaccatcctggctaacacggtgaaaccccatctccactaaaaaatacaaaaaaaaaaactagccgggcgaggtggtgggcgcctgtagtcccagctactcgggaggctgaggcaggagaatggcgtgaacctgggaggcggagcttgcagtgagctgagatccggccactgcactccagcctgggcgacagagcgagactccatctcgaaaaaaataaaaaattaaaatataaaataaaaaataataatgtgtcTACCTACCAGAGTGAAGGAAAAAGTGagtcaaattaaagaaaaatattaaatcactgggctcggtggctcatacctctgtaatcccagctactcgggaggctaagacaggaggatcacttgaggtcaggagttggagaccagcctgagcaacatagcaagaccctgtctctctttttttttaatgtttaaatgaaaggaaaaaggaagaaaaatattaaaaaagaaaaataataagtgcTAATACAGATACATGGGTATCCTGAAAATTGTGTCTAACTGAATCTTAAAAGACATTGCTTTAGACAGTATACTTATACCTTCTTATCAAATATAGACAGTATCTGTTGATTCTATGAAGGAGTGACAAttcttaatacatttaaatacatatatatatataaatgagttgttatgattatatatatgttttggtttttttttttttttttttaaacaatgctgCTGTTCTAAATACAGTATTAtttgccaagcatggtggctcatgcttgtaatcccaacattttgggaggtcgaggcaggaggaccacttgagccaggctgggagttcaagaccagcctgggcaacaaagtgagacttcatatatacaaaacaaaatgattagccaggcatggtggcacatgcccgtagtcccagctactcaggaggctaaggtgagaggatcacttaagtccaggagtttgaggctacagtgagctgtcatcatgccactgcactccagcctggataacagagactccgtctgaaaaaaaagaaaaggaaaaaaattttaaaaaattgtcttttggTGTTTATTGACTTCAACAGCACTGGAAATGAGCAATAACCAAATGAAATGTAATAAGTATaaatatcaaattatatattttggttCAAAAAAACAGCTTATGTGGGCAAAATACTGATCTGAAGATGAGACTACAGTAGTATGGGGCTGCCAGAAAATCTGATGCAATCTCAGTTACATAATTTAAGTACAGTGTCCAGAATAAGAAAGGAATTGTCCTTCTCTACTCCAAGCTGGTAAGAGCCTTACTCTATTAACTTACAAGAAACAAATTCTCTGCAGCCATCTAAGCCTAGAAGAGAACCAAAATATCATTTATCCCTGCTGAGAACAGGGTAGGGACTCTAGAAATCAAAAGATAGCTATAGTTTCTCAACAGCAACACTAGTGGTCttactctttttttgagacgatttcactctgttacccaggttggagggcggtggcacaatcacggctcactgcagcctcttccggtctcaagcaatcctcccacctcagtccctaccccgagtagctgggactacaggtataccccactacacctggctaagtgatgcgttttttgtagagatggagtttcaccatgttgcccaggctggtcttgaagtccagggctccagtgatctgtctgccttacctcccaaagtgctaggtaggatcacaggtgtgagccaccaggctggCCCTCAGTCACCTCttaaaaggccccacctctcaattctgccacactggggattaaatttcaacttgagttttggaggggataaATATAGAAACATAGCATTTTGACTTTTTCAAAGATACCCCCTTGTCGTCAGCATCAAAACTTTTCCTCTCTCTGAGTCATTTCCATTGacatataaatttgttttaatgtgtctgatctctttttaaaaatttgttctttgaTCACACAGCCTCCTCCACACTATTTCTATTCCTCTCCTTCCATTCTCAAACCCATTCAAATCAGGCTTTCATCACGTCACTCTACTGAAATGGTGCTTTGTCAATGTCATCAACGAATGGGTTCCACACGGCCAAGTCCAGTGGTCACTTCCCAGGCCTTATCTTGCTTGACTTGTCAGCAGTATTTGACATACCTGATCATTCCCTCTTTCAAACactttcttcccccccccccccccccttggagacggagtttcactcttgttgcccaagctggagtgcaatggcgtgatctcagctcactgcaacctccacctcctgggttcaagcgatcctcctgcttcagcctccctagtggctgggattacaggcacacaccaccacatctggctaattttttctatttttagtagaaatggggtttcaccatgttagccaagctggtctcgaactcctgacctcaggtgatccaccctcctcagcctcccaaaatgctgggattacaggctttacaGGCTGGGATTACTGCCCCTGGCATCTTCAAACACTTTCTTCGCTTGGCTTTCAGGACACCACACTCAGCTCTCCTGCATCCCTGAacactggttttttgtttgttgcatGTCAGATGGGAAAATGTACTGCCATCATAACAAGGTTCAAGGGTGGCACATCTCACACATGCACGTGAACACCCAAACACCACACTTAGGAACTACAAAAGGATCTGACCGCTGCGTTTCACTCTCATCTTCACCTCCTAACATTGTCGAGCCCCAGAGGTAAATCATCAACTCTCTTCTCTCAAAACTCAATGAGATTGATCCCAGCCAATCTCATTGCTTTCAACATCATCTGTATGTTGAAGATTCCCAAATGTGCATCTCCAGCCATAACTTCTGCCTTAACTCCAGGTTCCTCCTATCCAACTGCCTACTTGTCAGCCTCACCTGGCTGTCTTAATAGACGTctcttattttttggagacagagtctcgctcttatcacctaggctggagtgcagtggcacgatctcagctcactgaaacctccacctcccaggttcaagcagttctcctgcctcagcctcctgagtagctgggattacagacaacgcaccaccacacccagctaattttttaaatttttagtagagatggggtttcctgaTGTctggcgatccacccgcctcagcctcccaacgtgctgggattacaggcgtgaaccatcgcacccggcctgtttttcttcatttctatacCACTCTGTTTCCTGGCTCTCTTTTAAATTCCCCGAGAGGACTGAATAGGTTGTTCCGTTACCATTTAGTAGGAAGCAGCCCTGCTGGGTGAGTTGTCAAGCCACGTCACCAAGGGGCTTCCAGCTGCAGTTTACGATTGAATCCTCTGATCTGTCTCCCACTAGATTCCGCTATCGTTAGCTTCACTGTTACCAATGAGTGTGGGTCTGTTTTGtagaaatgaattttatttatttaattcggATCTTTCAGAAATTTACACAAAATTGCAGTGAAGTTGAAggcaacagaaaatattttcaaactgaaaCACCAAGCCGTCAGCTATTGTGGATACTGTCGAGAGCAAAAACCACCAGTGCCAGTCAGCATCTGGTAAAGGAGGTTCTCCAGGTCGGTCCAATCCCTTCGTTTTCTTGGCAAGTAAGAGGCTGTCTCCCATTTTTCAGGCAaccttttcattatttctcatCTCTTCTTTCAATGCACCACAAGAGGGCAGTGTTTTATCATATTCTCCTTGAATTATATAATACCATCAGTGGGACAAGATGACTTCTAGAAGTAGAAATTGACTATTATGCCAAAACTGTTCACCAAAGTTGATAAAACTCTAGGTTTACAATTGTACCCCAGAGTCATGGGACTGGACCCCATCCCGTGGTAAGTCATCAGTTTAGCAATGATAAGATAACCTTCCGAAAGTTTGTGTAGctcagaaataaagtattttttgtgGAAGTCTGTTTTTAAGTATTGAAGGTACTATTTCCTTTCTTGAATTCACATTGCAGATGTACGGTGTGGATTTATTGGTTTATCTCTGCAAACCTTAAAGTAGAAGATTgcaagggccaggtgcggtggctcacgcctgtaatcccagcactttgggaggctgaggcagacggatcacctgaggtcaggagttcgacaccagcctggccaacatggtgaaaccccgtctctaccaaaaatacaaaaattagccaatcatGATGGCAGGCTCCTGTcctcccagctactagggaggctgaagcaggagaatcgctggaacctgggaggcagaggttgcagtgagctgagatcatgccactgcattccagcctaggcaacacagcaagactgtttcaaaaaaaagtttttttttaattaaaaataaagtagatgaCTGCAGTAAAGATGAGATTTATTAGCTCTTCCTTTCAAGGTATCTGTGTACTGTATACAAACAATGAAAGCTGAAGAACAGTGATACTCCTGCTAGGCATATTAGTCACTGCATTGTAATTGAAAGCAAGAAATATAAACAAGCGTTAGATTACTAACAAACAAGTTAAGTCCCTTAGGGCAGGTAGattcagtcttttctttctcaGAGCAATTCCTTTCTGCCATAAACTATAGAGAGGTGATTAACAGATCATCGGAGAATTGAATGATACCTAGCTAGACTTCACCCTAAAACTTTAGCCCTAAAAAGAGGAATTAAATTGTGTAGATGCCTTTAAAGAACACTTTCTAGCATCTTTCTACATCTTCCCTAAGTGGCCTCTTGAGCCCAGTTGGATTTTGGTTATATGCCATGATAGTAATCAGAAGAATCAGTTACATTGAATAATAAAATGATCCCAAAATGCATGAATACAGTCGATTCCCTCTCCTATTTATTCCTTGTGGAAAAAGGAAAACCCAAATCTTAAAAACTAAAGCAAGTCAGGGAAGCCTGGAAAGACACCCAGATTTGATAACATGTTAGAAGGAAATCCAGTCTTAGGAATCTCATTTTCTGGCTTTGATCTGGTTGTCAGTTGGGATGGACTTGCCCAAGTGATGGCCCACAGAAAGgccaaatttcttgtttttctcctcaTCCTGTACCTCTTTTTTCATTAAGAATCCTGCCTGGAAGTTTAGGTCAAAGAGGCTGCTTGGAGCAAAATACAGTGGTGTCTCATCCCAAATATTCTCCAGGCGTTTCTTCCATCCTTCCAGGATCTGAATTCGGGCATCTGCTGGAGTGTGCCCAATGCTATAAGTCAGTTGAGGTTCTAAGACTTGGAAGCCACAGAAATGCAGAATGCCACTCTGAGGATACAAAAAGCACAGAGAGGTAAGTCAACCAATTCCATGCAGTTGTactataaacaacagaagttggTCTGGGCTTCCCAGTAAGACACTCTGATGCGGAGGCCTCAGGCACCCTAGAGAATCAGTTCAGAGCTGGTATCTCTCTCCTACCCTATACCTAGCCATTACCAATTTTAGCCTCCTCAAGTGTGCTCTTCTTTAAATGCATGAACCCTTGAAACTGTGCCAACCTGGATCCTTTGCCAAGAAGGCTGGAAGTTCTCTTACTTTAGGGAGTCTCAGTTTCTTGGCAGATGACTCACCAAGACCTGCGGTAGGTGCATTTCTCCACCTCTCCATATAAACAGAtgggtcttttgtttttttcctttctttctttttttttttttttttttttttttgaggcagagtctcgctcggtcacccaggctggagtgcagtggcgcaatctcggcttgcggcaacctctgcctcctgggttcaagcagttctcctcctgcctcagcctcctgagtagctgcgactataggcatgtaccatcgtgcccagctaatttttgtatctttagtagagacagggtttcaccatgttgaccaggctggtcttgaactcctgacctcaagtgatccgccaaagtgctggtctcccaaagtgctgggattacaggcccagaTGAGTCTTGATAAATGATTTTCATAAGTGGCCACTCATTGGCTCTTTTCTCCAACCGCCCTCTTTATAGAAATTATCCTGAGGGTCTGGTAACACCAATAAGCCCACCCCAGGCTTCAGTTTTATCCATGTATAAACTGACTagacaaattatttcttttttctttgaaacagggcCTCACCCTGTatcccaggctggcatgcagtggcgtgatcatagctcactgcagcctcgaactcctgggtctgtcgccttagactcccaagtagctgggaccacaggtgtatgcactacctatacccagctaattttttttttttttttttttgtagagatgaggtctcactatgttgcccaggctggtctcaaagtcctgggctcaagcgatccttctgcctcagcctcgcagtAAATCATTTCTTAAATTGTCCTGGGCTCTAATAGTCTGTAAGACTGTATCAGCAACCTGGAGAAGGACAGGAAGGCTGGAGAGAGATGTCAGTCATCTGGCGAGACCAGGACCCACGGCTAAACAAATCAAGGGTAGTGATTGCCATTAGTCCTTGGCTGGGAGAGAAAGCTGTTTGAACACACGCACGCTCAGGTGTGTTTCCCACACACAGGCACCCGGGAAGGCAGGCAAGTTCCTAAAGGCAGCTCCCGTCATTCTGAATCCTGACCACGCTTTCATCTTCACAACTCAGCATCTATTTTCAGATGCTAGCTTGAGGTTTTGAACCCCACAGAAGGCTCAATTAATGAATTCCCCTGAAGGTTCGTTGAAAATGAGGtacctggccgggtgcagtggcttatgcctgtaatcccagcactttgggaggctgaggcaggaggatcatttgaggtcaagggtttgaaaccagcctggctaacatggcaagaccccatctctactaaaaatacaaaaattagccgagtgtggtggcaggcgcctgtaatcccagctactcagtaagctgaggcaggagaatcacttgaaccctgcaagtgggtagaggttgcagtgagccgagatggtgccactgctgtccagcctaggtgacagagcgagactccgtctcaaagaaaaaaaagaaaagaaaatgaggtaccTGAATTGGCCAGAGAATGACATTCATGTCCCCATGGATCCCTTGCAGAGAGTACATGGAGCTGCTGCCACCAGTGGTGATAGAAAGCACTGCCTTCTTactctgcaaaagaaaaaaacaataacaagctTCATTCCCCTCCACGTCCCCTTGGTGACAGAAGTTAATGAAACAGCGCCAGGGACAAGAACACACAAGTCTGTCCTATTTGCTGTTTATGTTTCGTCCTACTTTGGCTCCCCTGAGCTACACAGTATGACTCTGCAGGAGTGCCAGCCTAGACAGTCTACAGACCTGCGGCCTGAGGCAAACCAAGGATTCCAAACCACTACGTGTGGCTCAGGGCGAGGCTGTCACCACATCCAAAATCAGTGCTGGCTGCCGGCTGCCTAGGTGGAGTTACTGGCCGTTCTCATCCATCCTCCCACAGGCTAGGCATGGCGTAGGACAAGCTCTTTCATCTGGAAGGTCTCGAAGGGTTCCCTGTGCAGGATTTGGGCCTCCAAAACACGAAGACAGgcctccttttgtttttattatggaaatttttaACACACGTAAATGAGAAAATAGTACTGCATCTATCACTCATCTTCGTCTCTCAGTATTTTGCCATTCTAGTTTTAGCTCGACCCATGACCCCCTTTTTCTctgcagcattttattttattttattttttcatttttttttcttctctgagacagagtctggctctgtcacccaggctggggtgcagtggcaccctcTCAACTAACTGCAaactgtctcccgggttcaagtgattctccagccttagcctcccaagtagttgggattacaggtgctcaccaccacatctggctaatttttgtttttgtttttgatacagagtctcgctgtctcactcaggctggagtgcagtggtgcgatctcggctcactgcaacctctgcctcccgggttcaagaaattatcttgcctcagcctcccaagtagctgggactacaggtgcccaccaccacgcctggctccacgcctggctaattttttgtatttttagtagtaaacgaggtttcaccggatggtttcgatctcctgacctcatgatccgcccacctcggcctcccaaagtgctgggattacaggtgtgagccaccacgcctggccttttattttattttattttatttctttattattattatttttttgagacagagtctctctgtgttgcccaggctggagtgcagtggcgcgatctccactcactgcaagctccgcctcccgggttcacgccattctcctgcttcagcctcccgtgtggctgggactacaggcgcccgccaccgcacccctctaatttttttttttcgtatttttagtagaggcggggtttcaccgtgttagccaggatggtctcgatctcctgaccttgtgatccgcccgtctcggcctcccaaagtgctgggattacaggcgtgagccaccgtgcccggcctattttatttttttaagacggagtcttgctttgttgcccaggctggagtgcagtggtgcaatcttggctcactgtaacctccacctcctgggtttcaagcaattctcctgcctcagcctcccaagtagctgggattataggggcctgccaccacacccagctagtttttgtatgtttagtagagacggggtttcgccatgttggccagactggtctgaaactcctgacctcaggtgatctgcctgtctcggcctcccaaagtgctgaaattacaggtgtgagccgccacgctcagcctctggagcattttaaaacaaatcccaaATATCATGTCATTCCATCTGTAAAAACTTGATCATGCATCTCTCCCAAAGGACCCGGAGCCTAGGCTTAGGATCTAATTGTGCTCAAAACCCTTCATCAgagccaggtgcggcggctcacacctgtaatcccagcacattgggaggctaaggggggggggggggggggatcacctgatgtcaggagttcaagaccagcctaaccaatgtggagaaaccttgtctctactaaaaatacaaaattagccaggtgtggtggcccatgcctgtaatcgcagctacacgggaggctgaggcaggagaatcgcttcaacccaggaggcagaggttacagtgagccgagaatgcaccattgcactccagcctgggcgacaagagggaaactccatctcaaaaacaaaaaacaacaaacaaacaaaaaaaacctgcatCAGGACAGACCACCCAGAAGCCGGCTGTCAGAGCATTCAGAAACGTCTACCTACCCGGAAGGGTCCTTTGTCATACATGGCAGCGAACGTGTAAGCAAACTCTCCTACGAACACTCGCTCAAACCAGCCTTTCAGAATGGCAGGGACTCCAAACCACTGCAGGGGAAACTGCAGGACAGAAGACATCATCAAGTTCAGACCAGAGGCTCCCCAAGCCCAGAAGGCGACTTGGGGTCCTGAGCTGCTCCCCATTATGGCTCTGTGGGGGAGCCCCTCTTCACGCCTTTCCCATTCCTCCTGGGGAGTTAGCACTTTAAGGAAAGAGATCATTATTGTCCTTGGTCAGCCAATTTGACAGTCTTCTTTTTCCctgaaaatgcaaatattgaGTGGGTCCAAGAAAGCTACATACACAGAAGACTTATTGATATGAAACTTGTTTGTATGAAATCACATTTGTCAGCAAAGTCTAAATAGCAAGGATTGCAAACAAGGTTTGCTTCAGGGTGTCGCCTCAATCAGTATTTTCCCAAGAGTTTGCTTTAGTAGGTGTAGTATCAACAATATGactgttggccaggcgcagtggcgcacgcctgtaatcccagccttttgggaggcgaaggcaggtggatcacttgagggcaagagtatgagaccagcctggccaacatggtgaaaccccatctctactaaaaataccaaaatcaacCGGGCGTGgtgctgcacgcctgtagtccccgctactcaggctgttgaggcaagagaatcacttgaacctgggaggcggaggttacagtgagccaagatcatgccactgcactccagcctgggtgacagagtgagaccccatcgtggaaaaaaatgaagataggCCTTCCTCCTTTTAGGACTGTCCCTTGTTATCATGTACAAAAAATTGTATCACTTAGAATAAACAAAATCACtcaaaaatgcaaactaataatCAGTGTGATGGCCGAATGccgttgctcatgcctataatcccagtattttgggaggccaaggtgggaggaccacttgagcccaggcgtttgagaccagcctgggcaacaaagtgagactctgtctctacaaaaaaatttaaaaattagcctgttgtggtggtgcacatctctAGTCCTAGCtatgtgagaggctgaggcaggacgattgcttgagcccaggagttggaggctacagggagctgtgatcaccactgtattccagcctgggtgacagagcaagactccatctctaaataataataataataataatcaatgtggctgggcgcggttgctcacgcctttaattccagcacttttggaggccaaggtggttggatcacttgaggtcaggagtttgagaccagcctggccaacgtggtgaaaccctggctctactaaaaatacaaaaattagtcgagcgtggtggcacatgcctatagtcccagctacttggaaggctgaggcaggaga
The genomic region above belongs to Piliocolobus tephrosceles isolate RC106 chromosome 17, ASM277652v3, whole genome shotgun sequence and contains:
- the NQO1 gene encoding NAD(P)H dehydrogenase [quinone] 1 isoform X3, which codes for MVGRRALIVLAHSERTSFNYAMKEAAVAALKKKGWEVAESDLYAMNFNPIISRKDITGKLKDPANFQYPAETVLAYKEGHLSPDIVAEQKKLEAADLVIFQSKKAVLSITTGGSSSMYSLQGIHGDMNVILWPIQSGILHFCGFQVLEPQLTYSIGHTPADARIQILEGWKKRLENIWDETPLYFAPSSLFDLNFQAGFLMKKEVQDEEKNKKFGLSVGHHLGKSIPTDNQIKARK
- the NQO1 gene encoding NAD(P)H dehydrogenase [quinone] 1 isoform X1, with translation MVGRRALIVLAHSERTSFNYAMKEAAVAALKKKGWEVAESDLYAMNFNPIISRKDITGKLKDPANFQYPAETVLAYKEGHLSPDIVAEQKKLEAADLVIFQFPLQWFGVPAILKGWFERVFVGEFAYTFAAMYDKGPFRSKKAVLSITTGGSSSMYSLQGIHGDMNVILWPIQSGILHFCGFQVLEPQLTYSIGHTPADARIQILEGWKKRLENIWDETPLYFAPSSLFDLNFQAGFLMKKEVQDEEKNKKFGLSVGHHLGKSIPTDNQIKARK
- the NQO1 gene encoding NAD(P)H dehydrogenase [quinone] 1 isoform X2, giving the protein MVGRRALIVLAHSERTSFNYAMKEAAVAALKKKGWEVAESDLYAMNFNPIISRKDITGKLKDPANFQYPAETVLAYKEGHLSPDIVAEQKKLEAADLVIFQFPLQWFGVPAILKGWFERVFVGEFAYTFAAMYDKGPFRSGILHFCGFQVLEPQLTYSIGHTPADARIQILEGWKKRLENIWDETPLYFAPSSLFDLNFQAGFLMKKEVQDEEKNKKFGLSVGHHLGKSIPTDNQIKARK